Proteins encoded by one window of Musa acuminata AAA Group cultivar baxijiao chromosome BXJ2-9, Cavendish_Baxijiao_AAA, whole genome shotgun sequence:
- the LOC103998072 gene encoding UDP-glucuronic acid decarboxylase 2: MSSELIYRGHDAQPPTSGAGYSAKPEKRMLSLSRALRYLLREQRLLFLLVGMALAVLVLASARTYPAATGGARPMMADPWSTAVHHHGHNHRAEFEVTRGFVGGKVPLGLKRKGLRIVVTGGAGFVGSHLVDRLMARGDSVIVVDNFFTGRKQNVMHHFGNPNFELIRHDVVEPLLLEVDQIYHLACPASPVHYKFNPVKTIKTNVVGTLNMLGLAKRVGARFLLTSTSEVYGDPLQHPQVETYWGNVNPIGVRSCYDEGKRTAETLTMDYHRGAQVEVRIARIFNTYGPRMCIDDGRVVSNFVAQALRKEPMTVYGDGKQTRSFQYVSDLVEGLIRLMEGEHVGPFNLGNPGEFTMLELAKVVQETIDPNASIEFRPNTEDDPHKRKPDITRAKELLNWEPKISLRQGLPLMVSDFRNRIFGDHSDANPTSATATGSS, encoded by the exons ATGAGCTCGGAGCTCATCTACCGCGGCCACGACGCGCAGCCCCCGACGAGCGGCGCGGGGTACTCTGCGAAGCCCGAGAAGCGGATGCTCTCGCTGTCGCGCGCGCTCCGCTACCTCCTCCGCGAGCAGCGCCTCCTCTTCCTGCTCGTCGGCATGGCCCTCGCGGTCCTCGTCCTGGCCTCCGCCCGCACCTACCCCGCCGCGACCGGCGGCGCCCGCCCGATGATGGCGGACCCGTGGTCGACGGCTGTGCACCACCACGGCCACAACCACAGGGCTGAGTTCGAGGTGACGAGGGGGTTCGTGGGGGGGAAGGTGCCGTTGGGGCTGAAGCGGAAGGGCCTGCGCATCGTGGTGACGGGCGGGGCGGGGTTCGTGGGGAGCCACCTGGTGGACCGGCTGATGGCCCGGGGGGACAGCGTGATCGTGGTGGACAACTTCTTCACGGGGCGGAAGCAGAACGTGATGCACCACTTCGGCAACCCCAACTTCGAGCTCATCCGCCACGACGTCGTCGAGCCGCTGCTCCTGGAGGTCGACCAGATCTACCACCTCGCCTGCCCCGCCTCCCCCGTCCACTACAAGTTCAACCCCGTCAAGACCATCA AGACCAACGTGGTGGGAACTCTCAACATGCTCGGCCTGGCCAAGCGTGTAGGTGCCAGATTCCTCCTCACCAGCACCAGCGAGGTCTACGGCGACCCCTTGCAGCACCCTCAAGTCGAGACCTACTGGGGCAACGTTAACCCCatcg GCGTTAGGAGCTGCTACGACGAAGGCAAGCGAACAGCCGAGACCTTGACCATGGACTACCACCGTGGTGCCCAAGTAGAG GTGAGGATTGCTCGGATCTTCAACACCTACGGGCCTCGCATGTGCATCGACGACGGCCGTGTTGTCAGCAACTTCGTGGCGCAG GCATTGAGGAAGGAACCCATGACTGTTTATGGGGATGGGAAGCAAACCAGGAGCTTCCAATACGTCTCTGATTTG GTGGAAGGGCTGATACGACTGATGGAAGGGGAGCACGTGGGCCCGTTCAACCTGGGAAACCCAGGGGAGTTCACCATGCTGGAGCTGGCCAAGGTGGTGCAGGAGACCATCGATCCCAACGCAAGCATCGAGTTCCGACCCAACACGGAGGACGACCCGCACAAGCGCAAGCCCGACATCACCCGCGCCAAGGAGCTGCTCAACTGGGAGCCCAAGATCTCGCTCCGCCAGGGACTCCCTCTCATGGTCTCCGACTTCCGCAACCGCATCTTTGGCGACCACTCCGACGCCAACCCCACCAGCGCCACTGCCACCGGATCCTCCTAA
- the LOC103998071 gene encoding uncharacterized protein C57A7.06 — protein sequence MMEKKNKAAKANKKRRNVALSKSLAPNNRKNMKINNKKEQRRRHGPRIPTALHKDLKRLNPEPSHDESDWESEEMMEENAYEYEEAVAEEEARKNRRFDSVENYEYELPEDFEDEDVPSDDEMDDEIPSEDGQDGDKHLRMLEGITGLPSQAFEGKERKKFVLSDFQGDSVDGRINIHDLLDPLHGKPGYSNLRKRLHQLERKPLAVQAPLPKVEREKLERKIAYERAKKDVTKWEPLVKRNREAPTLYFDEDVNLGYSTVGAIASEFTPRMEFEKKMSLLVHNPEVVEAHNKDGARLLELNKISVEDVRDHQNRLAKMRSLLFRHEVKSKHIKKIKSKTYHRILKKERLKEVSADVEMDPETMKDNARKQEFKRAEERMTLKHKNRSKWAKRILKRGLTVQDEGTRAAITEQLNQHALLTRKMNSLKDTSSSDEFSDDNDDADEEFSPGTEREDTFRLLNKAKENTLKAIEDEDELPKSGVFALPFMERGLKKRQEAAEEEARIALHEYDASLRQLENENDVESPKSTKVSGRKVFGPPINKTQESSSRKESYNADKSSDSEDDFESVDCVDVGHEVKNHSQELHLGAALHDDPEKTHDSIFKSFDDIMKHPGTKTTYEVAIFASDSWKKMKGENVGDDSTTRDEAVQNPQEPNSNSIDQDNDDDDSEEEMVDGFLPSSLKYDYKLPSQTDLIHRAFAGDDVEAEFEMHKLDILNEENPEPEKPVLLPGWGQWTDIQQKKGMPSWMLKEHENAKRKRDDALKKRKDANLKHVIISEKVDKKAEKLLTKTLPFPYTSKEVYEQSIRMPIGPEYNPAVTAGALNRPVVVKKAGVIIKPIQYEEVDPHEKPEQPKRIVQKPNARPKTKKAKSAGGRPTKKTSMGKSS from the exons ATGATGGAGAAGAAAAATAAGGCGGCGAAGGCCAATAAGAAGCGGCGAAACGTCGCCCTCTCGAAATCCCTAGCCCCCAACAACAGAAAGAACATGAAGATAAACAATAAGAAGGAGCAGCGGAGGAGACACGGGCCTCGCATCCCCACAGCCCTCCACAAGGATCTCAAACGTCTGAATCCCGAACCTAGCCACGACGAATCAGATTGGGAAAGTGAGGAGATGATGGAGGAAAATGCATATGAGTACGAGGAGGCAGTCGCTGAAGAGGAGGCACGGAAAAACCGTCGCTTCGATTCTGTGGAGAACTACGAGTACGAGCTCCCGGAAGATTTCGAG GATGAGGACGTGCCTTCAGATGATGAAATGGATGATGAAATACCTTCGGAGGATGGCCAAGATGGTGACAAACATCTGAGGATGCTCGAAGGTATTACTGGCTTACCAAGCCAGGCCTTTGAAG GCAAGGAAAGAAAGAAGTTTGTTTTATCAGATTTTCAAGGGGATTCGGTTGATGGGCGGATCAATATTCATGATCTTTTGGATCCTCTCCATGGGAAGCCTGGGTATAGCAACCTTAGGAAGAGATTGCACCAACTAGAGAGGAAGCCACTGGCTGTTCAGGCTCCATTGccaaaggtggagagggagaagtTGGAGAGGAAGATCGCATATGAGCGTGCAAAAAAGGACGTAACCAAGTGGGAGCCACTGGTTAAGAGGAACAGAGAGGCACCTACCCTGTATTTCGATGAAGATGTGAACCTGGGCTATTCAACTGTAGGAGCAATTGCTTCTGAATTTACACCAAGAATGGAGTTTGAGAAAAAGATGTCTTTGTTAGTTCATAACCCGGAGGTTGTTGAAGCTCATAATAAAGATGGGGCAAGACTCCTGGAGCTCAACAAG ATTTCTGTTGAGGATGTGAGGGATCACCAGAATCGTCTTGCGAAAATGCGAAGTCTTCTTTTCCGTCATGAGGTGAAGTCAAAGCATATTAAGAAGATCAAATCCAAGACATATCACCGTATTCTTAAAAAAGAGAGATTGAAAGAAGTTTCTGCTGATGTGGAAATGGATCCTGAGACCATGAAAGATAATGCTAGGAAGCAGGAATTTAAACGGGCAGAG GAAAGAATGACGCTGAAACACAAAAACCGTTCAAAATGGGCAAAGCGAATCTTAAAGCGTGGATTAACAGTTCAAGATGAAGGAACTCGAGCTGCCATAACAGAACAACTTAACCAACATGCACTTCTGACTAGAAAAATGAATTCATTGAAAGACACTAGCAGTAGTGATGAATTTAGTGATGACAATGATGATGCTGATGAAGAATTTTCACCTGGAACAGAAAGGGAAGACACTTTCAGGCTTCTaaataaagcaaaagaaaatacaCTCAAGGCCATTGAGGATGAAGATGAGCTACCTAAGTCAGGAGTCTTTGCATTGCCTTTCATG GAACGTGGCTTGAAGAAGCGACAGGAGGCAGCAGAGGAAGAAGCTCGAATTGCTCTTCATGAATATGATGCATCATTGAGACAACTTGAAAATGAGAATGATGTAGAAAGTCCAAAATCAACTAAAGTAAGTGGTAGGAAAGTCTTTGGGCCTCCTATAAACAAAACTCAAGAATCCAGCAGTAGGAAGGAATCATATAATGCAGACAAGAGTAGTGACAGTGAAGATGATTTTGAGTCTGTCGATTGTGTGGATGTTGGACACGAAGTTAAAAATCATTCACAGGAGCTCCATCTCGGAGCTGCTTTGCATGATGATCCAGAAAAGACACATGACTCAATATTCAAG AGTTTTGATGACATCATGAAACACCCTGGTACAAAGACAACATATGAAGTTGCAATCTTTGCTTCAGATTCCTGGAAAAAG ATGAAAGGTGAAAATGTGGGAGATGACAGTACCACTAGAGATGAAGCAGTTCAAAATCCTCAGGAACCTAAT tccAACAGTATTGATcaagataatgatgatgatgattccgAGGAAGAGATGGTCGACGGATTTTTGCCTTCCAGCCTAAAGTACGATTACAAACTTCCATCACAAACTGACCTTATACATCGTGCCTTTGCTGGTGATGATGTGGAGGCAGAATTTGAGATGCATAAATTGGACATTCTTAATGAAGAGAACCCTGAACCAGAAAAACCAGTTTTACTTCCTGGATGGGGCCAATGGACAGACATCCAGCAGAAGAAAGGCATGCCTTCTTGGATGCTAAAAGAACATGAAAATGCCAAGAGGAAGAGGGATGATGCCCTTAAAAAGAGGAAAGATGCCAATCTCAAACATGTAATAATTTCGGAGAAAGTTGATAAGAAG GCTGAGAAACTACTTACAAAGACTTTGCCTTTCCCTTACACATCTAAGGAAGTTTATGAGCAGAGCATCCGGatgccaattggacccgagtacAATCCAGCAGTTACTGCTGGAGCACTTAATCGACCTGTG GTTGTCAAGAAGGCTGGGGTTATCATAAAACCAATTCAGTATGAGGAGGTGGATCCCCATGAGAAACCGGAGCAACCCAAGCGCATCGTACAGAAGCCAAACGCGAGACCAAAGACGAAGAAAGCAAAATCTGCAGGAGGCAGACCAACGAAAAAGACATCGATGGGCAAAAGTAGTTGA
- the LOC135622132 gene encoding late embryogenesis abundant protein Lea5-like, whose amino-acid sequence MARALSNSNLVAALSDCVALLTTRRGYATAAAGTTTTTGTGSRERLAVAEQMVKSAPPAGAEEAAACSWVPDPATGYYRPVNRMGEIDPAELREMMLSHNKSRD is encoded by the exons ATGGCTCGCGCTCTCTCTAACTCCAACCTGGTTGCGGCTCTTTCCGACTGCGTCGCCCTCCTCACCACCAG GAGGGGTTACGCTACGGCAGCGGcggggacgacgacgacgacggggaCGGGGAGCAGGGAGCGGCTTGCGGTGGCGGAACAGATGGTGAAGAGCGCGCCGCCGGCAGGGGCTGAGGAGGCTGCGGCGTGTTCCTGGGTGCCGGATCCGGCTACCGGGTACTACCGGCCGGTGAACAGGATGGGCGAGATCGACCCGGCCGAGCTGCGCGAGATGATGCTGAGCCACAACAAGTCGCGAGACTGA
- the LOC135623127 gene encoding uncharacterized protein LOC135623127 yields the protein MSLFRPMSSLSIGLLILLCCFGFCFSADVESLTAYEVLESYGFPPGLLPKGALGYDLDGSTGAFSAHLNGSCSFSLDGSYQLRYSPTISGHIASGRLSGLRGVSVKVLLFWVNIIEVRRLSDSLRFSVGIASADFAIRNFFVSPGCGCGLNCPDDDDDDVADFPLRLRRLHPDAVKNY from the coding sequence ATGTCTCTGTTTCGTCCGATGTCTTCTCTTTCCATCGGCCTCCTCATCCTCCTATGCTGCTTCGGCTTCTGTTTCTCCGCCGACGTTGAGAGTCTGACGGCGTACGAGGTGCTGGAATCGTACGGATTCCCGCCTGGGCTGCTCCCTAAGGGTGCCCTCGGCTACGATCTCGACGGCTCCACCGGCGCCTTCTCCGCCCACCTCAATGGCAGCTGCAGCTTCTCCCTGGACGGCTCTTACCAGCTCCGCTACAGCCCCACAATCTCAGGTCACATCGCCTCCGGCCGCCTCTCCGGACTCCGCGGCGTCAGCGTCAAGGTCCTCCTCTTCTGGGTCAACATCATCGAGGTCCGCCGCCTCAGTGATTCCCTCCGCTTCTCCGTCGGCATCGCCTCCGCCGATTTCGCCATAAGAAACTTCTTCGTATCccccggctgcggctgcggcttgaACTGCCccgatgacgacgacgatgacgttgCCGATTTCCCGCTTCGACTTCGTCGGCTCCATCCGGATGCGGTAAAGAACTACTAG